In Candidatus Manganitrophus morganii, the genomic window GATCATCAATGAGAACGACACCGTTACGGTCGATGAGATCAAGCTGGGCGATAACGATCACCTCGCCGCGCAAATTACTCATCTCGTCGATGCTTCTTTGTTGGTGATTCTCTCCGATGTCGACGGCCTCTTCACCGCCGATCCGAGAAAAAACCCGGAAGCCACCTTGATTCCGCTCATCGAGGAGATCACGCCGGAGATCGAGGGAATCGCCGGCGAGCCGGGGGCCATCAGCGGCACCGGCGGCATGGCAACCAAAGTCCAGGCGGCCAAAAGCGTCGCCGCCTACGGGGTGACGACCCTGATCGTCAATGGAACCGCTCCCGGGTTGATGCAGCGGGCCTTTCAGGGAGAATCGATCGGGACCCTCTTCCTACCGAAACCGGTCCGCCTCACCTCCAAGAAGCATTGGATCGCCCACTCCCTGAAGGTGAAAGGAGAGGTCGTTCTCGATGCCGGCGCGGTGGAGGCGATCTTGAAAAAGGGGAAGTCGCTCCTCGCCTCCGGCATCCGCGAGATTACCGGAAAATTCGAGGTCGGCGACGCCATCCGATGCCTCACTTCCGACGGGAAAGAGATTGCAAAAGGCTTGACGAACTACAGTGCGTCTGAGATGATATTGATCAAAGGAATTCATTCTTCTCAGATCGAGAAAAAGCTCGGTTACAAGTCGACCGATGAGGTGATTCATCGGGATAATTTGGTGATCCTCAATGGGGCTTAAAGAAACCCTCAGAGAACAGGCGCAACGGACAAAAGCGGCGGCGCGAAGCCTGGCAAAGTGCTCGTCCGAAGTGAAGAATCGCGCCCTTCTCGCCATGGCCGAGCGCCTGGAGCGCGAAACCGCTTCTCTTCTGACCGAAAACATGAAAGACCTCGAAGCGGGGAAAGAAAAGGGGCTCGCCGGACCCCTTCTGGAACGGCTGACCCTCACGCCGAAGCGAATAACGGAAATGGCGGCCGGGCTGCAGGAAGTGGCATCCCTTCCCGATCCGGTCGGCGAGGTCCTCAAGATGACGCGGCGGCCCAACGGCATTCAGGTCGGCCAGATGCGGGTTCCGATCGGCGTGATCGGCATCATCTACGAGTCTCGCCCGAACGTCACCGCCGATGCGGCAGGCCTCTGCATTAAGTCTGGGAATGGGGTGATTCTCCGGGGCGGATCGGAGGCGATTCACTCCAACATCGCCATTGCGCGCCATTTGGACGAGGCAGGCCGCGCGGCCGGACTTCCCCCGCATGCTGTCACGCTGGTGGAAACGACCGCTCGCCAAGCGATCTTCGATCTTCTCACCTTTGATGACCTCATCGACCTGATCATCCCCCGCGGCGGAGAAGGTTTGATCCGCACCGTTGTGGAACACTCCAAGATCCCCGTGATGAAACATGACAAGGGAATCTGCCATACCTTCGTTGACGAATCGGCCGACCTTCAAATGGCTGAAGAGATCTCTCTGAATGCGAAAGTCCAGCGCCCCGCCACCTGTAATGCGATGGAGAGCCTCTTAGTCCATCGGAAAATCGCGCCGTCGTTCCTCCCCAAAATCGCAAAGCGACTGCAAGAGGCCGGTGTGGAGATCAGAGGCTGTCCGGCGACAATAAAACTCCTGGAGGGAGGGAGCGGATCCAAAATCGTTCCGGCCAGTGAGATCGACTGGAAAACCGAATATCTCGATTTAATTCTCTCGGTCAAGGTCGTCGACTCGATCGAATCGGCGATGGCGCATATCGCCACCCATGGATCCCAGCACTCGGAAGCGATCATCACGCAAGATTATGCGCACGCCATGCGATTCTTGAACGAGGTCGATGCCTCCGCCGTCTTCGTCAACGCCTCGACCCGCTTGAACGACGGTTATCAGCTCGGCCTCGGCGCTGAAATGGGGATCTCCACCAGCCGCATCCATGCCCGCGGCCCGATGGGTCTCGAAGCGCTGACCTGCATGAAATTCATCATCTTCGGGGATGGACAAATTCGAAAGTAATCGTGATTCGCTATTCGTTCAATGTTAAACGTAAGAACGGATTGCACGAATAACGATTCACGTTTAACGATTCACGTCCTCTTATGAACTATGCGCATCGGCCTTCTAGGCGGCACCTTCAACCCGATCCATAACGGACATCTCTATATCGCCGAGGAGGTCCGGAAAAAACTTCATCTTGATCGGATTCTTTTTATCCCTTCCGGAACGCCACCCCACAAAAAGGAAAAAACGATCCCTCCGGCAAAACATCGCCTCGAAATGACCCGGTTGGCCCTATTGGGCCATCCCGATTTCGAGCTCTGTGAAATTGAAGTCAAACGACCGGGCAAGTCGTATTCCGTAGAAACCCTCTCGGAGCTGAAACGTCTCCACCCCCACGACAGGCTCTTTTTCATCATCGGCACGGACGCCTTCGTTGATCTCCCGACCTGGAGGGAGCCCGAACGCCTCCTCTCGCTCTGCGATTTTGTCATTGTGACCCGCCCAGGCCATCCATTCTCGCAATTTCCCGATATCGGACCGCTACAAAAGATCCAAAAGATCGATTCGAGCCAGCTCCTGGAACTCGACCACCTGGGCAAGGGAAGTGTGACAATTCCATTAACATCAGGGACATCGATCCACTTTCTTTCGATTCTTCCCAGCCCGATCTCAGCAAGCGAGATCCGAAAGAGGCTGGCGGCCGGAGCGGAGACGAAAAATCTCTTGCCTGAACCGGTGGCCTCATATATAATTAAAAACAAACTCTATGGGGCTTCATAAGGCAGAGATTAAGCGCACTGATTAGATAAGTATAAAGAGGATAACGATTCCTAAGGATTCAAAGAAAGTCCGCACAAAGAAACCGGTCTGGGATGCCAAGGCGAAAGCCCTTCTCATTGCGACGGCCGCCCAAACGAAGCACGCTGAGGAAATTACCGTTTACCAAGTCGGCGACCTGACCTCCCTCGCCGACTTTTTTGTCATCTGCTCTGCGGAATCGGAGCCTCAGATTCGGGCCATCGTCGATGCGGTTCACGACTCTCTCGCTAAAAAGGGCTCGAAGGCGCTTGGGGTCGAAGGCCGCGAGGCGAGCCTTTGGGTTCTCGTCGATTACAATGACGTGATCCTTCATATCTTTAAAAAGGAAGCGAGGGAGTTTTACAATCTCGACCGACTCTGGGGAGATGCCCCGCAACTTCCTTTCCCTTCTTCAGAGCTGGAAGAACCTCCAAGAAAAAAGAAAGAGCGAGGGAGGGTCAGATAGTCCATGCCTCTCTTAATTCTTATTTTCTTCGCCTTCATCGGGATTGTCGGTTATCTCGCCCAACTGAATCCGGAAAAGGTCACCTTTTTCATCACACGCGAGACCTCCTTTGAAATGCCGGTCACCGCGCTGATTCTCTTCTCCACCGCCTTCGGCGGCCTCCTGGTCATCCTCTCCGCCGGCATCCGCGAAACCAGAAACCTTTTTCTCAACTGGAAATACACCCGGCTGCAAAAGAAAGAAGCCCAGATCGAGACCTACTATACCGAGGCGGTCAACGCCTTTCTCGGGAAGCGGTATCGGGACGCCACCCTCCTTTTCCAGAAGGTGTTGGCGCTGAACCCGAATCATGTCAGCACCCTCCTGCGGCTCGGAAAAATCCAGCGAATTGAGAAGAATTTCAATGAGGCGATTCGGCTCCATCGGAAGGCACGGAGTCTCGACGAGCAAAACATCGAGGTCCTCCTCGCCCTCTCGCGCGATCTCGAAGAGGCGCAGCGATTCGAGGAAGCGATTCAGCATTTGAAGGAAATTCTGCACCTCGATGAAACCAACGTCGCGGCGCTCACCCGTCTTCGAGACCTCCATATTCGGCTTCAGCATTGGGAAGAGGCCCATCCGATCCAAGAGAAGATCCTGAAGCTGCCGCTCTCCTCCGAGGCAAGCCAAAAAGAGCGGGTCATTTTCCTCGGAATCAAATACGAAATCGGGCGGCTCTTCCTGCAGCGGGACCAGAAAGAAATCGCCCGGCGCTACTTCAAAGGGGCCATCAAACTTGAAAAGGGATTTTTGCCGGCCTACATCGGCATCGGCGAGGTCCATCTGAAAGAAGGAAAAACGGAACTCGCCGCGGCCCTGCTCGAAAAAGCCTATGAGATGACGGACCATCTCATCTTGCTTCATCGCCTGGAAGATCTCTATCTCGAGATGGGGGAGCCGGAGAAGATTCTGCAGGTCTACCGGAAGGCGATCAATAAAGACCGCCACAACACGGTTCTCAAATTTTATCTCGGAAAGCTCTACTACCGTCTTGAAATGATCGATGACGCCTTCGAGACCTTGGCCGAGATCGACGCCCATGTCGAATATTTCCCCGATCTACACAAGATTCTCGGAAACATTTACATGCGGCGGGGAGAGCCCGAGTCGGCCGTGGAAGCGTTCAAAAAAGGTCTCAAGCTGAAGAAACGGGTCTTGGTCCCCTACTACTGCGCCCAATGCGACTATCACACCATCGAATGGTCGGGGCGATGCCACCGGTGTGGCCGGTGGAATACCTATCAGGCCAATCCAATCCTGGTCGACAAAGCCCACAAGAAAGCCCTCACCGAAACCCCCTATTCCACCCCACATCCCCGGGAGATCATCTAAATGACGCAGAGACCGAAACCTGTCGTCCTGATCATCCTGGACGGCTGGGGAATCAATCCCCGGACCGATGCCAACGCCATCGCGCTGGTCGATCCCCCTTTTTACCGGTCACTCCTGGAGCATTATCCGAACACCTATATCGAGGCCTCCGGCGAGGCGGTGGGGCTCCCCGATCAGCAGATGGGGAATTCGGAGGTGGGACATCTGAACATCGGCGCGGGCCGGATCGTCTATCAAGATTTTACCCGGATCAATAAGGCGATCACCGAGGGAACCTTCTTCAACAACCCGGCCCTGAATGCGGGGCTCGATGCAGCCAAGAAGAGAAACAGCACCCTTCATTTAATGGGGCTGCTCTCCGATGGGGGGGTTCACAGCCATATCGACCATCTGATTGCTCTGCTGGAAATGGCCCGCAAGAAACAACTCCAATTAGTCCGAATTCATCCCTTCTTGGATGGGCGGGACACCCCGCCGCAGAGCGCGCTTCGCTATCTCGACCAGCTCGAGCAGGTCCTTCAGGAAAAACGTCCGGCGGGTGCCGATTGGAAGATCGCGACAGTGATCGGGCGCTATTATGCGATGGATCGAGATAAGCGCTGGGATCGAACCGAGAAGGCCTATCGAGCGATCGTCGAAGGGAAAGGAATCGAGGAGATCTCTGCAAGAGTGGCCGTAGAGAAGAGCTACACTGCGCAGATCACCGACGAATTTGTAAAACCGGTTGTCCTCGTTGAGGAGGGAAAGCCGGTCGGAAAAGTCCTAGACGGGGACAGCGTCCTCTTCTTTAACTTCAGGGCCGACCGCGCCCGGCAGCTGACCCGCGCCATGACACAGAAAGAGTTCACCGGCTTTCCACGAGAGCTCTTCCCACAACTCGCCGCGTTCGTCACGATGACCCGTTATGATGAGACCCTCGATCTGCCCGCCGCCTTCGGGCCGGTTTCGCTCGACCAGATCCTGGCGGAAGTGATCAGCCGGCGGGGGCTCCATCAGCTTCGGATCGCCGAAACCGAAAAATATGCCCATGTCACCTACTTCTTCAACGGCGGCCGTGAGGTCCCATTCGAAGGGGAAGAGCGGATCTTAATCCCCTCTCCCAAAGAGGTGGCGACGTATGATCAGAAACCGCAGATGAGCGCCTTTGAAGTGACCGATGAGGTGGTCCGCCAGATCGAGCGCGGCCGCTTCGACCTGATTGTGTTG contains:
- the proB gene encoding glutamate 5-kinase; translation: MSSPRQRLHKNKRIVIKIGSSIIASHEKGLREERMAEIAEEVSILRSEGHEIFLVSSGAILCGMEKLGLTRRPKTIPLKQAAAAVGQSRLMWAYEKHFEKFQINVAQVLLTREDIADRKRFINARNTLMTLLEHGILPIINENDTVTVDEIKLGDNDHLAAQITHLVDASLLVILSDVDGLFTADPRKNPEATLIPLIEEITPEIEGIAGEPGAISGTGGMATKVQAAKSVAAYGVTTLIVNGTAPGLMQRAFQGESIGTLFLPKPVRLTSKKHWIAHSLKVKGEVVLDAGAVEAILKKGKSLLASGIREITGKFEVGDAIRCLTSDGKEIAKGLTNYSASEMILIKGIHSSQIEKKLGYKSTDEVIHRDNLVILNGA
- a CDS encoding glutamate-5-semialdehyde dehydrogenase; its protein translation is MGLKETLREQAQRTKAAARSLAKCSSEVKNRALLAMAERLERETASLLTENMKDLEAGKEKGLAGPLLERLTLTPKRITEMAAGLQEVASLPDPVGEVLKMTRRPNGIQVGQMRVPIGVIGIIYESRPNVTADAAGLCIKSGNGVILRGGSEAIHSNIAIARHLDEAGRAAGLPPHAVTLVETTARQAIFDLLTFDDLIDLIIPRGGEGLIRTVVEHSKIPVMKHDKGICHTFVDESADLQMAEEISLNAKVQRPATCNAMESLLVHRKIAPSFLPKIAKRLQEAGVEIRGCPATIKLLEGGSGSKIVPASEIDWKTEYLDLILSVKVVDSIESAMAHIATHGSQHSEAIITQDYAHAMRFLNEVDASAVFVNASTRLNDGYQLGLGAEMGISTSRIHARGPMGLEALTCMKFIIFGDGQIRK
- the nadD gene encoding nicotinate-nucleotide adenylyltransferase, whose product is MRIGLLGGTFNPIHNGHLYIAEEVRKKLHLDRILFIPSGTPPHKKEKTIPPAKHRLEMTRLALLGHPDFELCEIEVKRPGKSYSVETLSELKRLHPHDRLFFIIGTDAFVDLPTWREPERLLSLCDFVIVTRPGHPFSQFPDIGPLQKIQKIDSSQLLELDHLGKGSVTIPLTSGTSIHFLSILPSPISASEIRKRLAAGAETKNLLPEPVASYIIKNKLYGAS
- a CDS encoding tetratricopeptide repeat protein produces the protein MPLLILIFFAFIGIVGYLAQLNPEKVTFFITRETSFEMPVTALILFSTAFGGLLVILSAGIRETRNLFLNWKYTRLQKKEAQIETYYTEAVNAFLGKRYRDATLLFQKVLALNPNHVSTLLRLGKIQRIEKNFNEAIRLHRKARSLDEQNIEVLLALSRDLEEAQRFEEAIQHLKEILHLDETNVAALTRLRDLHIRLQHWEEAHPIQEKILKLPLSSEASQKERVIFLGIKYEIGRLFLQRDQKEIARRYFKGAIKLEKGFLPAYIGIGEVHLKEGKTELAAALLEKAYEMTDHLILLHRLEDLYLEMGEPEKILQVYRKAINKDRHNTVLKFYLGKLYYRLEMIDDAFETLAEIDAHVEYFPDLHKILGNIYMRRGEPESAVEAFKKGLKLKKRVLVPYYCAQCDYHTIEWSGRCHRCGRWNTYQANPILVDKAHKKALTETPYSTPHPREII
- the gpmI gene encoding 2,3-bisphosphoglycerate-independent phosphoglycerate mutase, which produces MTQRPKPVVLIILDGWGINPRTDANAIALVDPPFYRSLLEHYPNTYIEASGEAVGLPDQQMGNSEVGHLNIGAGRIVYQDFTRINKAITEGTFFNNPALNAGLDAAKKRNSTLHLMGLLSDGGVHSHIDHLIALLEMARKKQLQLVRIHPFLDGRDTPPQSALRYLDQLEQVLQEKRPAGADWKIATVIGRYYAMDRDKRWDRTEKAYRAIVEGKGIEEISARVAVEKSYTAQITDEFVKPVVLVEEGKPVGKVLDGDSVLFFNFRADRARQLTRAMTQKEFTGFPRELFPQLAAFVTMTRYDETLDLPAAFGPVSLDQILAEVISRRGLHQLRIAETEKYAHVTYFFNGGREVPFEGEERILIPSPKEVATYDQKPQMSAFEVTDEVVRQIERGRFDLIVLNFANPDMVGHSGVLKAAMQAVEVIDRCLERIVDKTLAAGGTVLITADHGNLEQMVDYQTGEPHTAHTTLPVPFILVSPEKVRLRPGIHADIAPTILDLMQIPKPPQMDHDSLIVRS